A section of the Kribbella sp. HUAS MG21 genome encodes:
- a CDS encoding pectinesterase family protein, whose translation MRNRLLSLCLAVLAAAGLLTASATTATAANPATYGPFDPRIELDGHWGRDDDVAITVNSGSAVRFRFTGSQLGALFDTASITVPAQLYVAIDGQTPALHKVDADRKVFAEGLDPNVAHTAEILVKDVDEYANRWTVPLQTGVVLEKIELAPGAKLIPLPTTAEHRIEFYGDSITQGVMALCPQLGTDCADGTKAYPHLVGKAFGADTNQVGFGKQAILQPGHGGVGTAAESYGWNLAGFPATGFDPEAVVVNFGTNDAAYPSAEFTPAYLAYLRKIRAAEPQALIVALRPFNGTHADNIKAAVAAANDSRIVYVDTTGWLGPQDFNGSTHPNVQGHQVAAGKLTAVLKQLTGWATGPTGKPKLAPVDVEEATCTDTPLSLTFQGPVQLGVTGKLRIHRANGEVVDTISLADLTSYHRTVGGARTDYDQVHIWTYQAVVVDGRTVKIHPHQRLAPGQLYYVTVDPGFVVGHPGITAANEWRFRTQRDPLADDELRVDARGGADFCTVQAAIDFVGEGHKASIDVGPGMYRELVWVPPTKPGLTIRGAGAGRTVIGYPNNNLLNGDSAMGSVPVEESYCQRRVIPQSDRFNCWRSAMAVFADDFTMSDLTVRNLTPYRGSQAEAFFGNGSRIVLARVRILGYQDSLRLQGQAFVTNSYVEGDVDFVWGTGGVFMQDSELKALHEGYYNQVRNIDNGPGNIFVRVRLTRAPEVPDDSVFLARAELSRFPASQAVFIDSAMDSHVKKTGWLITSPNDCAAAGQLRFWEYRSTDLTGRPLDTTTRLACSRQLGDEEAAKLRDPASVFGGWHPVVPRLER comes from the coding sequence GTGCGAAATCGTCTGCTAAGTCTGTGTCTGGCCGTGCTCGCCGCGGCCGGGTTGCTCACCGCGTCCGCCACCACGGCGACCGCGGCGAACCCGGCGACGTACGGGCCGTTCGACCCGCGGATCGAGCTCGACGGCCACTGGGGGCGCGACGACGACGTCGCGATCACGGTGAACTCCGGCTCCGCGGTCCGCTTCCGATTCACCGGCTCGCAGCTCGGCGCACTCTTCGACACAGCGTCGATCACCGTCCCGGCCCAGCTGTACGTCGCGATCGACGGCCAGACGCCCGCGCTGCACAAGGTCGACGCGGACCGCAAGGTGTTCGCCGAGGGCCTCGACCCCAACGTCGCGCACACCGCGGAGATCCTGGTCAAGGACGTCGACGAGTACGCGAACCGCTGGACCGTGCCGCTGCAGACCGGCGTCGTCCTCGAGAAGATCGAACTCGCACCCGGCGCCAAGCTGATCCCGCTGCCGACCACGGCCGAGCACCGGATCGAGTTCTACGGCGACTCGATCACCCAGGGCGTGATGGCACTCTGCCCGCAGCTCGGCACCGACTGCGCCGACGGCACCAAGGCGTACCCGCACCTGGTCGGCAAGGCGTTCGGCGCCGACACCAACCAGGTCGGTTTCGGCAAGCAGGCCATCCTGCAGCCGGGGCACGGCGGCGTCGGCACTGCCGCGGAGTCCTACGGCTGGAACCTGGCCGGCTTCCCGGCCACCGGCTTCGACCCCGAGGCCGTCGTCGTGAATTTCGGCACGAACGACGCCGCCTACCCGAGCGCCGAGTTCACCCCGGCGTACCTGGCCTATCTGCGGAAGATCCGCGCCGCCGAACCGCAGGCGCTGATCGTTGCCCTCCGCCCCTTCAACGGCACGCACGCCGACAACATCAAGGCAGCCGTCGCGGCCGCGAACGACAGCCGGATCGTGTACGTCGACACGACGGGCTGGCTCGGGCCGCAGGACTTCAACGGCAGCACGCACCCGAACGTCCAGGGTCACCAGGTCGCCGCAGGCAAGCTCACCGCAGTACTGAAGCAGCTGACCGGCTGGGCGACGGGACCGACCGGGAAGCCGAAGCTCGCCCCGGTCGACGTCGAGGAAGCGACCTGCACGGACACCCCGCTCAGCCTCACCTTCCAGGGACCGGTGCAGCTCGGTGTCACCGGCAAGCTCCGGATCCACCGCGCGAACGGCGAGGTCGTCGACACGATCAGCCTGGCCGACCTCACGTCGTACCACCGCACAGTCGGCGGTGCGCGCACCGACTACGACCAGGTGCACATCTGGACGTACCAGGCAGTCGTCGTTGACGGCCGGACCGTCAAGATCCACCCGCATCAGCGGCTCGCGCCCGGCCAGTTGTACTACGTGACGGTCGACCCCGGCTTCGTGGTCGGGCACCCCGGGATCACCGCGGCGAACGAGTGGCGCTTCCGGACGCAGCGCGATCCGTTGGCCGACGACGAGCTGCGCGTGGACGCCCGCGGCGGCGCGGACTTCTGCACCGTGCAGGCGGCGATCGACTTCGTCGGCGAGGGGCACAAGGCGTCGATCGACGTCGGACCGGGGATGTACCGCGAGCTGGTCTGGGTGCCGCCGACGAAGCCCGGCCTGACGATCCGCGGCGCCGGCGCCGGCAGGACGGTGATCGGGTACCCCAACAACAACCTACTGAACGGCGACTCCGCGATGGGCAGCGTCCCGGTCGAGGAGTCGTACTGCCAGCGCCGCGTGATCCCGCAGTCCGACCGCTTCAACTGCTGGCGGTCCGCGATGGCGGTGTTCGCCGACGACTTCACGATGTCGGACCTGACCGTGCGCAACCTGACGCCGTACCGCGGCTCGCAGGCCGAGGCGTTCTTCGGGAACGGCAGCCGGATCGTGCTGGCCCGGGTCCGGATCCTCGGCTACCAGGACAGCCTCCGCCTGCAGGGACAGGCGTTCGTGACGAACAGCTACGTCGAGGGGGACGTGGACTTCGTCTGGGGGACCGGTGGCGTGTTCATGCAGGACTCGGAGCTGAAGGCACTGCACGAGGGCTACTACAACCAGGTCCGCAACATCGACAACGGGCCCGGCAACATCTTCGTCCGGGTCCGGTTGACCCGGGCGCCGGAGGTGCCCGACGACAGCGTGTTCCTGGCCCGCGCCGAGCTCAGCCGGTTCCCGGCGAGCCAGGCCGTCTTCATCGACTCCGCGATGGACAGCCACGTGAAGAAGACCGGCTGGCTGATCACCAGCCCCAACGACTGTGCGGCCGCCGGTCAGCTCCGGTTCTGGGAGTACCGCAGTACCGACCTGACCGGCCGTCCGCTCGACACCACCACACGACTCGCGTGCTCCCGGCAGCTCGGCGACGAGGAGGCAGCGAAGCTGCGCGACCCGGCGTCCGTGTTCGGCGGCTGGCACCCGGTCGTTCCCCGCCTCGAAAGGTGA